From a single Methylosinus sp. H3A genomic region:
- a CDS encoding valine--tRNA ligase yields the protein MEKTFDPSTIEARMRELWEEAGAFRAGRPERAGAKPFSIVIPPPNVTGSLHMGHALNNTLQDILARYHRMRGDDVLWQPGTDHAGIATQMVVERKLMERQQHRRELGRAKFLEEVWAWKAESGGVIVEQLKRLGASCDWSRERFTLDEGLSRAVVKVFVQLYRDGLIYKDKRLVNWDPKLLTAISDLEVQQIEVKGHLWHFKYPVVYHDGQPTGEFITVATTRPETMLGDTAVAVHPEDERYTKLVGKNVRLPLVGRLIPIVADEYSDPEKGTGAVKITPAHDFNDFEVGRRHQLRLINVLDAEGAVTLKDNHEFFDHVAPSPELDMTVAALHGLDRNAARARVVAMMEERELLAEVSDHKHMVPHGDRSGAVLEPRLTDQWYVDAKTLAQPALAAVREGRTNFVPKNWEKTYFDWLENIQPWCVSRQLWWGHRIPAWYDEDGNVFVEDSEDAALAAARAKHGRDVTLTRDEDVLDTWFSSALWPFSTLGWPDETKELDRFYPTNVLVTGFDIIFFWVARMMMMGLYFKKEVPFHDVYIHALVRDEKGAKMSKSKGNVIDPLNLINEFGADALRFTLAAMAAQGRDIKLSTQRVVGYRNFATKLWNASRFAEINGCARVSGFDPKKNEITLNRWIVSEAARASAEIATAIEAYRFNDAAGAAYRFVWNEFCDWYLELAKPLLQGEDGAAKDETRATTAFLLDQVYALLHPFMPFITEELWGIKGFEGPARETPLALAQWPDLAGLEDAAAEAEIGWIVDLVSEVRSVRSEMNLPAGAEVALVLVGADAEVQARVTRWDETARKLARLSAISFADAAPASSAQLIVRGVLAAIPLEGVIDFAAEKTRLAKETAKLESEAKKIEAKLGNADFIARAPEEVVEENRERLEETRARIEKLSAAAKRLG from the coding sequence ATGGAAAAGACCTTCGACCCCTCGACCATCGAAGCGCGGATGCGCGAGCTCTGGGAAGAGGCGGGCGCCTTTCGCGCCGGCCGGCCGGAGCGCGCCGGCGCGAAGCCCTTTTCCATCGTCATTCCGCCGCCCAATGTCACCGGCTCGCTGCATATGGGCCATGCGCTCAACAATACGCTGCAGGATATTCTGGCGCGCTATCATCGCATGCGCGGCGACGACGTGCTGTGGCAGCCGGGCACGGATCACGCCGGCATCGCCACGCAAATGGTGGTCGAGCGCAAGCTCATGGAGCGCCAGCAGCATCGCCGCGAATTGGGCCGCGCGAAGTTCTTGGAGGAAGTCTGGGCCTGGAAGGCCGAGTCGGGCGGCGTCATCGTCGAGCAATTGAAGCGGCTCGGCGCCTCCTGCGACTGGTCGCGCGAGCGCTTCACCCTGGACGAAGGACTTTCCCGCGCCGTGGTGAAAGTCTTCGTGCAGCTCTATCGCGATGGGCTCATCTATAAGGACAAGCGCCTCGTCAATTGGGATCCGAAGCTGCTCACAGCCATTTCCGATCTCGAGGTGCAGCAGATCGAGGTGAAGGGCCATTTGTGGCACTTCAAATATCCGGTGGTCTATCACGACGGCCAGCCGACCGGCGAGTTCATCACCGTGGCGACGACGCGTCCCGAAACCATGCTCGGCGACACGGCCGTCGCCGTGCATCCCGAGGACGAACGTTACACCAAGCTCGTCGGCAAGAATGTGCGCCTGCCTCTGGTCGGCCGGCTCATCCCCATCGTCGCCGATGAATATTCCGATCCCGAGAAGGGCACGGGCGCGGTGAAGATCACTCCCGCGCACGACTTCAACGATTTCGAGGTCGGCCGCCGGCATCAGCTGCGTCTCATCAATGTGCTCGACGCCGAAGGCGCCGTGACGCTGAAGGACAATCACGAATTCTTCGACCATGTCGCGCCCTCTCCCGAGCTCGACATGACCGTCGCCGCTCTGCATGGCCTCGATCGCAACGCCGCCCGCGCGCGCGTGGTGGCGATGATGGAGGAGCGCGAGCTGCTCGCCGAAGTGTCGGACCATAAGCATATGGTGCCGCATGGCGACCGCTCCGGCGCCGTGCTGGAGCCGCGCCTCACCGACCAATGGTATGTCGACGCCAAGACGCTGGCGCAGCCGGCGCTCGCCGCCGTGCGCGAGGGCCGCACCAATTTCGTGCCGAAGAATTGGGAGAAGACCTATTTCGATTGGCTCGAGAACATCCAGCCCTGGTGCGTGTCGCGCCAGCTGTGGTGGGGCCATCGCATACCGGCATGGTATGACGAGGACGGCAATGTCTTCGTCGAGGACAGCGAAGACGCGGCGCTCGCCGCCGCCCGCGCGAAGCATGGACGCGATGTGACGCTGACGCGCGACGAGGACGTGCTCGACACTTGGTTCTCTTCCGCGCTCTGGCCCTTCTCGACGCTCGGCTGGCCGGACGAGACGAAGGAGCTCGACCGCTTTTATCCCACCAATGTGCTGGTGACGGGCTTCGACATCATCTTCTTCTGGGTCGCCCGCATGATGATGATGGGCCTCTATTTCAAGAAAGAAGTCCCCTTCCACGACGTCTACATTCACGCCCTCGTCCGCGACGAGAAGGGCGCGAAAATGTCGAAGTCGAAGGGCAATGTCATCGACCCGTTGAATCTCATCAACGAGTTCGGCGCCGATGCGCTGCGCTTCACCCTCGCCGCCATGGCGGCGCAGGGGCGCGACATCAAGCTCTCGACGCAACGCGTCGTCGGCTACCGCAATTTCGCGACCAAGCTGTGGAACGCCTCGCGCTTCGCCGAGATCAACGGCTGCGCGCGCGTTTCCGGCTTCGATCCGAAGAAGAATGAGATCACGCTCAATCGCTGGATCGTCAGCGAGGCGGCGCGCGCCTCCGCCGAGATCGCCACGGCGATCGAGGCCTATCGCTTCAACGACGCGGCCGGCGCGGCCTATCGCTTCGTCTGGAACGAGTTCTGCGATTGGTATCTGGAGCTCGCCAAGCCCCTGCTGCAAGGCGAGGACGGCGCCGCCAAGGACGAGACCCGCGCCACCACGGCTTTTCTGCTCGATCAGGTCTATGCGCTGCTGCATCCCTTCATGCCCTTCATCACCGAGGAGCTGTGGGGCATCAAAGGTTTCGAGGGACCAGCGCGGGAAACGCCGCTGGCGCTGGCGCAATGGCCCGATCTCGCCGGCCTCGAGGACGCCGCCGCGGAAGCGGAGATCGGCTGGATCGTCGATCTCGTCTCCGAGGTGCGCTCCGTGCGCTCGGAGATGAATCTGCCCGCCGGCGCGGAAGTCGCGCTGGTTCTCGTCGGCGCCGATGCAGAGGTTCAGGCGCGCGTGACACGCTGGGACGAGACCGCGCGCAAGCTCGCGCGTCTTTCGGCGATCTCCTTCGCCGATGCGGCGCCGGCGAGCAGCGCGCAGCTCATCGTGCGCGGCGTTCTCGCCGCCATTCCGCTCGAGGGCGTCATCGATTTCGCCGCGGAGAAGACGCGTCTCGCCAAGGAGACCGCCAAGCTCGAGAGCGAAGCGAAGAAGATCGAGGCCAAGCTCGGCAACGCCGATTTCATCGCCCGCGCGCCGGAAGAGGTGGTGGAGGAAAATCGCGAGCGCCTGGAAGAAACGCGCGCGCGGATCGAGAAACTATCAGCGGCGGCGAAACGCCTCGGCTGA
- the eno gene encoding phosphopyruvate hydratase — MTEIIDIHAREILDSRGNPTVEVEVTLEDGSFGRAAVPSGASTGAHEAAEKRDGDKTRYLGKGVLDAVQSVNEEIATELTGFEAEDQVAVDEALIELDDTANKSRLGANAILGVSLAVAKAAADASSLPLYRYIGGVQARVLPVPMMNIINGGVHADNPIDFQEFMILPVGAPTVREAIRWGAEVFHTLKAALKKAGLSTSVGDEGGFAPNLPSAEAALDVIVEAIVTAGFVPGEDIYLGADVASTEFFKNGKYVYEGEKTTRTVEEQVAYLAKLVEAYPIVTIEDGMAEDDWEGWRLLTDTLGDKIQLVGDDVFVTNVERLARGIDEDVANSLLVKVNQIGTLTETLAAVEMAHRAAYTTVISHRSGETEDSTIADIAVATNSGQIKTGSLARSDRVAKYNQLIRIEEELGPAAIYAGRSALKALV, encoded by the coding sequence ATGACCGAAATCATCGATATTCACGCGCGCGAGATACTCGATTCGCGCGGCAATCCCACGGTCGAGGTCGAGGTCACGCTGGAGGACGGCTCCTTCGGCCGCGCCGCCGTGCCCTCCGGCGCCTCCACCGGCGCGCATGAGGCGGCGGAGAAGCGCGACGGCGACAAGACCCGTTATCTCGGCAAGGGCGTGCTGGACGCCGTGCAGAGCGTCAATGAGGAGATCGCGACCGAGCTCACCGGATTCGAGGCCGAGGATCAGGTGGCGGTCGACGAGGCGCTGATCGAGCTCGACGACACGGCGAACAAGTCGCGCCTCGGCGCCAACGCCATTCTGGGCGTCTCGCTCGCCGTGGCCAAGGCCGCCGCCGACGCTTCCTCTCTGCCGCTCTACCGCTATATCGGCGGCGTGCAGGCGCGCGTGCTGCCGGTGCCGATGATGAACATCATCAATGGCGGCGTCCACGCCGACAATCCGATCGACTTTCAGGAATTCATGATCCTGCCGGTGGGCGCGCCCACCGTGCGCGAGGCGATCCGCTGGGGCGCGGAAGTGTTCCACACGCTGAAAGCCGCGCTGAAGAAGGCGGGCCTCTCCACCTCCGTGGGCGACGAAGGGGGCTTTGCCCCCAACCTCCCCTCCGCCGAGGCGGCGCTCGACGTCATCGTCGAGGCGATCGTGACGGCCGGCTTTGTGCCGGGCGAGGACATCTATCTCGGCGCCGACGTCGCCTCGACCGAGTTCTTCAAGAACGGCAAATATGTCTATGAGGGCGAGAAGACGACGCGCACCGTCGAGGAGCAGGTCGCCTATCTCGCAAAGCTCGTCGAGGCCTATCCGATCGTCACGATCGAGGACGGCATGGCCGAGGACGATTGGGAGGGCTGGCGTCTCCTCACCGACACGCTCGGCGACAAGATCCAGCTCGTCGGCGACGATGTCTTCGTCACCAATGTCGAGCGCCTGGCGCGCGGCATCGATGAAGACGTCGCCAATTCGCTGCTGGTGAAGGTCAATCAGATCGGCACGCTGACCGAGACGCTCGCCGCCGTGGAGATGGCGCATCGCGCCGCCTATACGACGGTGATCTCGCATCGCTCCGGCGAGACGGAAGATTCGACCATCGCCGACATCGCCGTCGCCACCAATAGCGGGCAGATCAAGACCGGCTCGCTGGCGCGCTCGGACAGAGTCGCGAAGTATAACCAGCTCATCCGCATCGAGGAGGAGCTGGGACCGGCGGCCATCTACGCCGGCCGCAGCGCGCTGAAGGCGCTGGTCTGA
- a CDS encoding creatininase family protein — protein MLPSRYWIDLATTEFRDLEMERAIAVLPIAAVEQHGPHLPVGVDSAIMRGMIERVVDRLPDDLDALFLPLQAIGVSIEHGDFPGTLSLSHETALRLLCEIGEGVARAGCRKLVLLNSHGGNSALLSQAALELRAREELLAVSCSWHRFGYPDGLFGEEEIRLGVHGGEIETSLMLAFAPDFVDMAQARHFRSASLDFERDFTWLRADRPIGFGWMTQDLSKEGAIGDAAAASAAKGEAAADYWATAFVELLRDVEAFDLERFAKAPRGEDES, from the coding sequence ATGCTCCCGTCCCGCTATTGGATCGACCTCGCCACCACCGAATTCCGCGACCTCGAGATGGAGCGCGCCATCGCCGTGCTGCCCATCGCCGCCGTCGAGCAGCATGGGCCGCATCTGCCGGTCGGCGTCGACTCGGCGATCATGCGCGGCATGATCGAGCGCGTCGTGGACCGCCTGCCGGACGATCTCGACGCGCTGTTCCTGCCATTGCAGGCGATCGGCGTCTCTATCGAGCATGGCGATTTTCCGGGCACGCTGAGCCTCTCGCATGAGACGGCGCTGCGCCTCCTCTGCGAGATCGGCGAAGGCGTCGCCCGCGCCGGCTGCCGCAAGCTCGTGCTCCTCAATTCACATGGGGGCAACTCGGCGCTCCTCTCCCAGGCCGCGCTGGAGCTGCGCGCCCGCGAGGAGTTGCTCGCCGTCTCCTGCTCCTGGCATCGCTTCGGCTATCCGGACGGGCTGTTCGGCGAGGAAGAGATACGCCTCGGCGTCCATGGCGGGGAGATCGAGACCTCGCTGATGCTGGCGTTCGCGCCCGATTTCGTCGATATGGCGCAGGCACGCCATTTCCGCTCCGCGAGTCTCGATTTCGAGCGCGACTTCACCTGGCTGCGCGCCGACAGGCCGATCGGCTTCGGCTGGATGACGCAAGACCTCTCCAAGGAGGGCGCGATCGGCGATGCGGCGGCGGCCAGCGCCGCCAAGGGCGAGGCCGCGGCCGACTATTGGGCGACCGCCTTCGTCGAGCTTCTGCGCGACGTCGAGGCTTTCGATCTCGAGCGGTTTGCGAAAGCGCCGCGAGGCGAGGACGAAAGCTAA
- a CDS encoding MipA/OmpV family protein encodes MFDPHSISLTRLSAPLFASMIALSASAARAEEPDHIVLGAGGSATPVYQGAKSFRLLPVPAIDIKQGPFFVNLRNGIGVTPYADDMITVGASATFLPGYRGRDAPYGIGQLSDGVGARLFANLKAAGFIATIGATKGVFNGTKGLVVDASISYPILLSSELSLTPALGATWADDKHMSRYFGVNAYQSLISGLPRFQAGAGVKDISGTLTASYRVTDRITVSGTVGVTTLLGAAQDSPLTFHKTQPLGFLTLTYRM; translated from the coding sequence ATGTTCGATCCACACAGCATCTCGCTCACGCGCCTGAGCGCACCGCTATTTGCGTCCATGATCGCTCTCTCGGCGAGCGCCGCTCGCGCCGAGGAACCCGACCATATCGTGCTCGGCGCCGGAGGCTCGGCGACGCCGGTCTATCAGGGCGCCAAATCCTTCCGGCTGCTTCCCGTTCCGGCGATCGACATCAAGCAAGGGCCGTTCTTCGTCAATTTACGCAATGGGATCGGGGTGACGCCCTACGCCGACGACATGATCACTGTCGGAGCCAGCGCGACATTCCTCCCGGGCTATCGCGGCCGAGACGCGCCTTATGGGATCGGTCAGCTGTCGGACGGAGTTGGCGCGCGATTGTTCGCCAATCTGAAGGCCGCCGGATTTATCGCGACGATCGGCGCGACAAAAGGAGTTTTCAACGGGACCAAAGGACTGGTCGTAGACGCCAGCATCTCCTACCCCATTCTTCTCAGCTCGGAGCTGTCGCTCACGCCGGCGCTCGGCGCGACCTGGGCGGACGACAAGCACATGAGCCGCTATTTCGGCGTCAACGCCTATCAGTCGCTGATCTCGGGTCTGCCTCGATTCCAGGCCGGGGCGGGCGTGAAGGATATTTCGGGGACGTTGACGGCCTCATATCGCGTGACGGATCGGATCACGGTGAGCGGCACGGTGGGCGTCACGACATTGTTGGGCGCCGCGCAGGACAGCCCGCTCACTTTCCACAAGACGCAGCCGCTCGGCTTTCTCACGCTGACCTATCGGATGTGA
- a CDS encoding TetR/AcrR family transcriptional regulator: protein MTDQIATRRRGAVLEEAILDAAWIELSTKGYSNFTYEAVAKRACTSRPVLYRRWETRVGLAAAALARYAELNPIATPDLGNLRDELCLVLRRFADRTPPHLMRLWFEMNEEMGSEQAEAERERLRKNPLEDIVERAIERGEINRECVTPRVLSAPLGLVLHEIVITARPISDKAITEIIDQIFLPLVTAGAAVPGSKK, encoded by the coding sequence ATGACCGATCAAATCGCGACACGACGCAGGGGCGCCGTGCTCGAAGAGGCCATATTGGACGCGGCGTGGATCGAGCTTTCGACCAAAGGCTATTCGAATTTCACTTATGAGGCTGTGGCCAAACGCGCCTGCACGAGCCGTCCGGTCCTCTATCGAAGGTGGGAGACGCGCGTCGGCCTCGCCGCCGCCGCGCTCGCCCGTTACGCCGAGCTCAATCCGATAGCGACGCCCGACCTCGGCAATCTGCGAGACGAGCTTTGTCTCGTGCTGCGCCGTTTCGCCGATCGCACCCCGCCGCATCTCATGCGGCTCTGGTTCGAGATGAATGAGGAAATGGGCTCCGAACAAGCCGAGGCCGAACGTGAGCGCCTCAGGAAAAACCCTCTCGAGGACATCGTCGAGCGAGCGATCGAGCGCGGAGAGATCAATCGCGAATGCGTGACGCCGCGCGTGCTCAGCGCGCCGCTCGGTCTCGTTCTCCACGAAATCGTCATCACGGCTCGACCGATTTCCGACAAGGCGATCACGGAAATCATCGACCAAATTTTCCTCCCGCTGGTGACTGCCGGAGCCGCCGTTCCGGGATCGAAAAAATAA
- a CDS encoding ABC transporter substrate-binding protein, whose translation MQSRDAVRFVFLAAAFIFAALPALALDKVSFATNWRAQAEHGGFYQALVDGTYAKYGLDVTILQGGPQSNARLLLAAGRVDFCMGANLIQTFSAVQQKAPIVAVASMFQKDPIIFMSHPGVGFDRFEDLPKATAFIGNDNLVSVYRWLSQAYGFKEEKIKPYTFNSAPFLADKKSIQQGYLTSEPFEIARQGGFTPNVFLLADYGYDSYSTTIETRKETIAAKPDLVQRFVDASIIGWYHYIYGDNSAANAAIRKDNPEMSEGQLAYSVEKLKERGIVDSGDSLTLGLGAMTDARVRSFFDKMAKAGVFPADLAIAQGYTTRFVNKKVGLELRPSYAAGAQ comes from the coding sequence ATGCAAAGCCGTGACGCTGTGCGTTTCGTATTTCTGGCCGCCGCCTTCATCTTCGCCGCCCTTCCGGCCCTCGCGCTGGACAAGGTCTCCTTCGCCACCAATTGGCGGGCGCAGGCCGAGCATGGCGGCTTTTATCAAGCCCTCGTCGACGGCACTTACGCCAAATACGGCCTGGACGTCACAATATTGCAGGGCGGCCCGCAGTCCAACGCGCGGCTGCTGCTCGCCGCCGGCCGCGTGGATTTCTGCATGGGCGCCAATCTCATCCAGACCTTCTCCGCCGTGCAGCAGAAGGCGCCCATCGTCGCCGTCGCCAGCATGTTCCAGAAAGATCCGATCATCTTCATGTCGCATCCGGGCGTGGGCTTCGATCGCTTCGAGGATCTGCCCAAGGCGACGGCCTTCATCGGCAATGACAATCTCGTCTCGGTCTATCGCTGGCTCAGCCAAGCCTATGGCTTCAAGGAAGAGAAGATCAAGCCCTACACCTTCAACTCGGCGCCTTTCCTCGCCGACAAGAAGTCGATCCAGCAGGGCTATCTGACCTCCGAGCCTTTCGAGATCGCGCGCCAGGGCGGCTTCACGCCCAATGTGTTTCTGCTCGCCGATTACGGCTATGACAGCTATTCGACGACGATCGAGACGCGCAAGGAGACGATCGCGGCCAAGCCCGATCTGGTGCAGCGTTTCGTCGACGCGTCGATCATCGGCTGGTATCATTACATCTACGGCGACAATAGCGCCGCCAATGCCGCCATCCGCAAGGACAATCCCGAAATGTCCGAGGGCCAGCTCGCCTATTCGGTCGAAAAGCTGAAGGAGCGCGGCATCGTCGATTCCGGCGATTCGCTGACCCTCGGCCTCGGCGCTATGACCGACGCGCGTGTGCGCAGCTTCTTCGACAAAATGGCCAAGGCCGGCGTCTTCCCGGCCGATCTCGCCATAGCGCAAGGCTACACCACGCGCTTCGTGAACAAAAAGGTCGGGCTGGAGCTGCGACCTTCGTATGCGGCGGGGGCGCAGTGA
- a CDS encoding ABC transporter ATP-binding protein, translating into MGVAEPLVSLRGIGKSFANGVAALENFDLDLRDGEFLTLLGPSGCGKSTALRLISGLATPSAGAILWREPQAAHNIGFVFQEATLLPWADVFANVYLPLRLAGKTRATAAPLVRETLALVGLSDFETALPRQLSGGMKMRVAIARALVTRPRLLLMDEPFAALDEVTRFRLGDDLLAMKQRLETTIVFVTHSIYESVYLSTRILALSARGGAIVDTIDIDATIARDEEFRASPQFAQFCRRASTALRSAYGEGLR; encoded by the coding sequence GTGGGCGTCGCGGAGCCTCTGGTCTCGCTGCGCGGGATCGGCAAAAGCTTCGCCAATGGCGTCGCGGCGCTCGAGAATTTCGATCTCGACCTTCGCGACGGCGAGTTTTTGACGCTGCTCGGCCCGTCCGGCTGCGGCAAATCGACGGCTCTGCGGCTCATCTCCGGCCTCGCGACGCCGAGCGCCGGCGCGATCCTCTGGCGCGAGCCGCAAGCGGCGCACAACATCGGCTTCGTGTTTCAGGAGGCGACTCTGCTGCCCTGGGCCGATGTCTTCGCAAATGTCTATCTGCCGCTGCGCCTCGCCGGCAAAACGCGCGCAACGGCGGCGCCGCTGGTACGCGAGACGCTGGCTCTCGTCGGCCTCTCCGATTTCGAGACGGCGTTGCCGCGCCAGCTCTCCGGCGGCATGAAGATGCGCGTCGCCATCGCCCGCGCGCTGGTCACGCGGCCCAGACTATTGTTGATGGACGAGCCCTTCGCGGCGCTCGACGAGGTGACGCGCTTTCGCCTCGGCGACGATCTTCTCGCGATGAAGCAGAGGCTGGAGACGACGATCGTCTTCGTCACCCATTCCATTTACGAGAGCGTCTATCTCTCGACGCGCATTCTGGCGCTTTCCGCGCGGGGCGGCGCGATCGTCGATACGATCGACATCGATGCGACCATCGCGCGCGATGAGGAATTCCGCGCCAGTCCGCAATTTGCGCAATTCTGCCGGCGCGCCTCCACAGCTCTGCGCAGCGCCTATGGGGAGGGACTGCGATGA
- a CDS encoding ABC transporter permease translates to MSGARVKETPLLRDALLPLLVLACALAAWETAVYLWDIPSYVLPPPSLIAATLVKDREILFSALIVTLTTALEALALATIGGVALALLISRSRWMERALMPFAIVLQVTPIIAIAPLLLVYLAPGEAVLVCAFLVAFFPILANTSLGLASVDRALVELFDLYRASPWQKLVHLRAPAALPQFFAGLRIGGGLALIGAIAAELAAGAAGQGAGLAFRISEAGYRLDIPRMFAALALVSLAGIVIYAALTALSRLALSRWHESARGLED, encoded by the coding sequence ATGAGCGGCGCGCGCGTCAAAGAGACGCCCTTGCTGCGCGATGCGTTGTTGCCGCTCTTGGTGCTGGCCTGCGCGCTCGCCGCTTGGGAAACCGCGGTCTATCTCTGGGATATTCCGTCCTATGTGCTGCCGCCGCCGAGCCTCATCGCCGCGACTCTGGTGAAGGATCGCGAGATTCTCTTTTCCGCGCTCATCGTCACTCTGACGACGGCGCTGGAGGCGCTGGCGCTGGCGACGATCGGCGGCGTGGCTCTCGCGCTGCTCATCTCGCGTTCACGCTGGATGGAACGGGCGCTGATGCCCTTCGCCATCGTGCTGCAAGTGACGCCGATCATCGCCATAGCGCCGCTGCTGCTCGTCTATCTCGCGCCGGGCGAGGCGGTGCTGGTCTGCGCCTTTCTCGTCGCCTTTTTCCCCATTCTCGCCAATACGTCGCTCGGCCTCGCCTCGGTCGATCGCGCCTTGGTGGAGCTCTTCGACCTCTATCGCGCCTCGCCCTGGCAAAAGCTCGTCCATCTGCGCGCGCCGGCGGCGCTGCCGCAGTTCTTCGCGGGGCTTCGCATCGGCGGCGGATTGGCGCTCATCGGGGCGATCGCCGCCGAGCTCGCGGCGGGCGCGGCGGGGCAGGGGGCGGGCCTCGCCTTCCGCATTTCGGAGGCGGGCTATCGCCTCGACATTCCGCGCATGTTCGCGGCGCTGGCGCTGGTCTCGCTCGCCGGAATCGTCATTTATGCGGCGTTGACGGCGCTGTCGCGTCTCGCCCTCTCGCGCTGGCACGAGAGCGCGCGCGGGCTGGAGGATTAG